From the Candidatus Krumholzibacteriia bacterium genome, the window TGTGTTGGCGCAGGAAGTTGTACTCGTCCAGCGCCAGCGGCTCGCGCCTCCGGATCTTCCCCACGCAGGTGGGGTTGTGGATGGAGAACGCCGGCACGTCGAGAGTGTCGAGGATCCGCCGGAAGCCTTCCTTGTCCTCCACGATGTCGAGCATCTCGGCGAGCGACATGAGGCGGACGCCCTCGAGCTTCTCGGCGACGAAAGAGTAGAAGTTGTCGCGGCGCTGCTCGCCGTCGGTCACGATGTCACAGCCGGCGGCCTCCTGGGCGCGAAGCGCCTCCAGCACCGCCGTGTCGGCGATGCGATCGAACTCCTCCGGTGCCAGCTGCTGGCGCTGCTTGCGTGCCAGCGCCCGCTGCAGTTCGGGGGAACGAGGCCAGCTCCCGACGCTGGTCACCGGAAAGAGCGGCAGCTTCCTCATGGCCTCTCGTCCGCGAAGTATCCCTGGTCTTGCGTCGCTTCGCTCAAGAGCTCGTAGCCCGTGGTGCGGCCGGGCAGCCAGGCCTTGAGACCCTCCATGTCCATCATCTCCCGGTGCGCCGGATTGTCGTAGGACATGCGGAACAGCACCTGCGTCCACTGCTTCGCCTGCTTCTCGGGAAAGTCCTCGGCGACAGTGAAGTTGCAGTGGTCGAAGGGCGGCGTCGTGGCAACGATCGTATGCCGCCAGGGGTCGGCGGTGCCGTCGGCCGTCCAGCGTTCCCAGTTGAGGTCGAGCACGCAGGCCGCATCGGCCTCCCCCTGCTTCAGGCACTCGATCGCGTCCCGCTCGCCACCGATGTGATCGCCGTGCTTGCCGACGAGAACATCGAAGCGGCGCACCTGGACATCGCCGCCGGCGAGACCGTGCCGGCGCAGGAGTTGCAGCGGGATGAGGGTGGCCTGCGGCGAGTCCTTCGCCCCGGTGGCGACGACCTTGCCGCGCAGATCTTCGAGACGGCGCAGGCCGGCATCCTCACGCACAACGATGTGGGTCTTCCGATCGCGGTCGGTGTCGCGCATGGCGAGGGCGCGGCAGCGGCGACCGCTGCGGCGCTGGGCGTCCACCCAGGCGAGCGGCGAGTTCCAAGCGATGTCGATGTGCCCCTGCAGGAGAGCGGTCACCTGGAGCTCGTAGTTGCTGTAGAAGACGCAGTCGATAGGGCAGCCTTCGGCGGCGAAGAACTCCTTGATGATGTCCCAGATAACGGCCACCTTGGGCTCGTAGATGACGGCTCCGACGAGGATCGGCTTGGGCATCGCGACTCCTTCCCCCCTAGGGCGCCGCTTGCAGTCGAATCGAGACCGTGGCGCAGCGTGACAGTGTGTGGTACAGCGGCGAGCGTTCGAGCGTCGCCTGCCAGATCTCCTCGAGTCCTGGACCTTCCGCCTCGGTGCTGACGTAGAACGTGCCCGTGACCGCTGCGAGCCCGGGGTGGCCGCTTTCACCGATCACACCCAAGTGGACGAGGGCGTTGTGCAGGCGTCCCTGAAGGTTGACCTCCCCGGCATGCACCTCCACCTGACGGCGCGCCGCCTGCACCTCGAAACCGCGCAGCAGGTCGCCGGCGAGCGCGCCGAGGAGGTACTCGACGGCGCTCGGGTGCTCGTCCTGGTCGCGGAGGCTGGCCTGTGCGCCCACCGCGAAGGCGTGGTTGCGGGCGTAGACGCGCGCCTCGCTCGGACTCACGCGGCTGGCGCGAACCGCCCAGACGTGCTCGGACTCGCCCGGCATTGGCCTTGCCTCGGAGGTTTCAGAACAACGGCAGGCCCGTCAGCGCCTTGCCGATGAAATCGCTCAGATGATCGACGGTCGGCGCCATGACCCAACCAGCCCGTGCATCGCGGAAGACGCGCTCGATGCTGAGGTGGCGGGAAAACGCCGCGCCGCCGCACGTTTTCATGGCGAGATCGGTCACGTCGCTCGCGGCCTGGAGCGAGGCGAGCCGCGTCTGCAGGACGTAGAGCGGCGTGGTTGCCGAAGGTCGCTCCAGCTCGCCGAGCGTGTAGCCGAGGAGCGCGCGCGCTTGTTCGGTCCGTATGGCCATCTCGGCGAGCCGGGCGCGCAGGTTCGGCAGGTCCCGGAGCTTCTGCCCCGTGTGCTCGAACTCCGCCTCCTGTAGGTGCTGCGCCGTCTCCACCACGGCGGCTCGGCAGAGGCCGTTGGCGAGCGCCGCGGTGCCGATGTTGAACCATGGCAGCACGACTTCGAGCATGGTCTTGGCGCCCTCGCCGTTCGGGGTGATGAGGTCGTCCTGCTCGACCACGACATCTTCGAGGACGACCGGCGCCGAGTCGTTGCCCCGGAGTCCGAGGCCATCGAAGTGGCCGGCGATCCGGACACCCTTGGCATCGCGACGCAAGAAATAGAGGGTGGACTCGAGCGGCGAAGCGGCTCCCGGCCGCTGGGCGCTGGAGACGTAGGAGTCGGCATGCTGCGCCGCGGTCACCCAGGATTTCTGGGCGTTGGTGACGAGCTTCCCGTCCCGCTCCGCCAGGCGCGAGACCGGCGCCCAGAACTGGGAGCGCGATCCCTTCTCCGAGAACGCGAGGGTCGTGAGGTGCTTGCCGGCGGCGATGGCGCGCAGCACCTCGTCACGGCGTTTCAGCACCGCCGAGGAGGCGATGGCCTGCTGCGCGGCCACGTGCATGACGTAGACCATGGTCGTGGAGGCGCAGACCCCGGCGAGCTCCTCGACCACGGCAGCGAAGGTACGGGGCCCCTCGCCGCCGCCCCCGACTGCGGACGGGACGCAGAGACCGAGGAAGCCCTGCTCGGCGAGCGCCGCCATCCCCTCCTTGGGAAAACGCGCCTGCGTATCGACTTGGGCGGCATGGCGGGCGAGCACCTCGCGCGCCAGCGACGCAGCCTTGGAAGCGAGTGCGGTGGCCTTGGTCTCGATCCCATAAGCGTGGGGCATCGGGGATCCTCCTTCGCGGGACGATGGGAGTCCAATGTGTCTCGTTGTGTAGGTCACCGGCAGCCATCGGTCAAGCCTGGATGTTCAATAGACTCGATCCTCGCTATCGAGTTTTTGGAATGAGAATTTGTAGCAAGGATTGCATGGCGGCGGACGGCGTGGCCGTCCGCAGGCGAGCGGCGTAGAAACTCCGGCGCACCGGGAGTCCCGGGGTTTGCACCACCCGGAGACGACCGGCGGCGAGATCCTCGGCCACCGCGCGCCGTGAAAGCAGCGCCATCCCGATCCCCTGAAGCGCGCAGCGTCGGACCGCTTCCGTGCTCCCCGCTTGGACAGGGGTCGCGCGGTCGACGCGATCGGAGGCGTGCCGGGAGAGGAGAGGGGCGATGGCTTCCCGAGTCCCCGAGCCTTCCTCGCGCACGATGAGGCGCACACTCTGCAGTTCTCGCGTCGAGAGCCGGGAGCGGGCCGCGGCACCGTCCGTCCGCGCTACCAGGATCACCTCGTCCTCGGCGAAGGGCGTGAAGACGAGGCGCTTGTCGCGTGCCCGGGAGCCGACGAGAGCCAGGTCACATTCGTGCGCGACGAGGCGCGCCAGCGCGACGCGCGAATCCGAGATGTCCACCGAGACTTCCACGCGCGGGTGCTGGGCGAGGAATTGGGCGAGCACGGGCGGCAGCAGGTACTCTCCCGGGATGGTCGAAGCGGCGATCGTGAGCCGTCCCGCTTCGCCGCTCTCCTCCTCGCGCAAGCGCGCCAAGGTTTCGTCGCGCAGAGAAACGAGCCGCAGGGCGTACCGCCGCAGCACGCTCCCCGTGGCGGTCGGACGCACCTTGCCCCCGTAGCGGTCGAGGACTCTGGCGCCGACCGCGGTCTCGAGGGCCTTCACGTGGAAGCTCACCGTCGACTGGCCGATCTGCAGCGCCTCTGCCGCGCGCGAAAAGCTTCCGTGATCGAGCACGGCGAGAAAAGTGCGGAGCTGGTCGATATCCATGGCCACCTGCGCCTTCAGACCCCATCCTAGCATTCCACGACAGCCCCAGTCCCGACCTAGCGGCGGGGCCCGATACCTCGATCATCCAACAAGTCAATGTGTTGCATTGGTTGGCTCGAGCGAACTCAGAGAGCCGGCATGTGGGCCGTTTCACCTGGCTGTTGCTTCGCAGGAAGGATTTCGCTGCGAAGCGCGCAGCCGTTTTTCGTCACGCCACACTTCCAGCCCGCTCGTTTCGTAGCACAGCTGTGCCAGCGGATCGATCGCCGCAACCTCTGCGGCCCTCACTTCCATGGGGTCACCCTGCCCATTTCGGTTACGTGTGACCCATTCGACGCTTGCACCGGCGACGCTTGCACCGGTTCTCGGGTCCAGACAACGGTGTAGCGCCACAACGCGTGGCAGTAGATCCTTGCGTTGGGCAGCGTCGTCTCACAGAGAGCACGAACCTCCATCATGGTGAGATAGCGCTCTCCCGACCCATGCTCGCGCCAAGCGGCTCGAACGACACGCCGCTCCCGCAGCCGGCTCCGTATCCACCAGGCTGCATCCCCGTTGCACACTGCCGCCAGTCCGGATCGCAGCCAGTCCCCGACCCCGACAAGCGAGCGAAGGTCATGGAGCACGAGCACGCCATCTGGCCGCAGGAGGCCCTTCATTCTCGCCAGCGTGGCAGCCACGGGCATGTGGTGCAACGTTGCGGCAGAAAGGACACAGTCGTAGAGCCCCGGTCCCAGGGGTTGGGCCGAAAAGTCGCCGCAGACGAACTCGACCGAGGCGTCCTCGGGAGAGCCCTGCCGGGCCAAACGGATCATCTCCGGCGAGGCATCGATCCCGGTCACCGCAGCTCCCCGCGCCGCGATGGCCCGAGCGAGGCGACCAGCGCCGCACCCGACCTCGAGCACTCTCTGGCATGAGGCGGGCACTTGGGCGAGCAGAAATCGCTCGTATCGATCCGGGCGTTCGGGTTCCTCGGCGACCAGACGGGCGATCCGGTCGAAGTCCGCCTGAATCTTATCTTGCGACATCGCTCCAGCTCCCTCGACCCTGCTTCGGATTGCCCTTCACATCGTCACGGCAGGAATTCTACCCAGGTTGCGCCGGCCAGGAAGCCCGACTAAATTGAGCTGCGGAGACCCTACCCACCCTTCTCGTTCAGCTCTGGAGCGGGCCATGACCCGGCACCGTCGACGAGCGAGACCTGCTGGCGCCGCCATCGCGCTCGCGCTCCTCCCCGCCGTCCAAGGCACGTCGGAGGCAGAGGAGCCGCCACGCTACGTCCTGGAATGGGGCGGGCTCGGGGCGAATCCCGGGCGACTCGACCAGCTGCAGGACCTGGCTCTCGCCCCCGATGGTTCGGTGTTCGTGCTCGAGGGGGCTCCCAATAAAAGGGTCCAACACTTTGATGCAAATGGAGTTTTTCTCGATACCTGGCGCTCGTCCTGGTGGGAGCCGCAAGCTCTGGCGGTCGGCCCAGACGGCTCCGTCTACGTGTTGGACCATGACTTCAACTTGGCGCACGTGGAGGGGCGGATCGTGCAGAAGTTCAGCCCCGAGGGGAGTCCGATCGCGGTCTGGGGAGGCTTCGGCGAGGAGTCCGAGCAGTTCCGCGCCCGTCGCAATGACGGCAGTGACGTCGGGCCTCGGAACATCGGCGTCTCCCCCGCGGGAGACGTGTACGTCACTGATCCCAACTCCAACCGGATCCTGAGCTTCGACCGCAATGGTGGGTTCCGCTTCGCTTGGGGCGGGTCTGGCACCGGGCCCGGCCAGTTCGACATGCCCGGAGGCGTCATCGCGAGTTCCGCCGGCGATGTGTACGTCTCCGACCGGCGCAACGGCCGCATCCAGGTCTTCGGCAACGACGGGTCTTTCCTGTTCGCTTGGGGCAGCGCCGGTTCGGCGCCAGGACAGTTCAAATCGCCCTACGGCATGGCACTGGATGGGGACGGAAACCTCTACGTTGCCGACACCAGCAATTTCCGCGTCCAGAAATTCTCCAGCTCGGGCGCAACCCTCCTCGAGTGGGGTCGCATGGGAGTGGGCGCAGGTGAGTTCAACGGCGTTTTCAAAGTGGTCGTCAACGCAGCGGGGAATCTCTTCGTTCTGGACCGCTGGAACAACCGCATCCAGCGCTTCGACGTCGCTCCTTCCCCTGTCACCCCACTCAGCTGGAGCGCCGTCAAGCAGCTCTTCCGACCCTCCGGACAGAGCAGCCTAGGCGCGAGGCGCTGAAGAAGACCTCAAGGACTTTCCGCCGCGGGCCCGTGCTGAGCAGCGGAGTCGGACGTCTCGCTCCCCTCGGGCACGGTCTCCCAGCGCACGATCTTGAGGTCCAGGACGAAGATGCTGTAGAGGACCGGCACCAAGAGCAAGGTGATGACCGTGGCCACCAGGAGGCCGCCGATCTGGGCGTAGCAGAGCGGTTCCCACAGGGGTCCGCCGTGCGAGGCGAGGGGGATGAGGGCGAAGACGGTGGCCCCCACGGTGATGAGGACCGGACGCAGACGCACGATGCCAGCATCCAGGAGGGCCTCGACGAGGGGCTCACCGCTCTGGTGCGCCTCCTCGATGAAGTCGAAGAGCACGATGACGTGGCTCACGATGACGCCCACGAGGCTCGCTACACCTAAAAACGCCATGAAGCCGAAGGGAGCTCCCATGATCCACAAGAGGGCAGCGGCGCCCACCATGCCATAGGGAATGGCGGCGAAGACAAGGAATGGTTTCACCGCGTTACGGAACTGCAGCACCAGCGCCAGGAAGATCAGGCCGATCGAGATCGCCATGACCACGGCGAGGTCGAGGAAACTCTCGGCTTGCTTCTCTCCTTCGCCACCGATCTCCATGCGGAAGCCCGTGGGCAGCTGCGCTTCGAACTGGCGCAGCCGCGGCATGGCGTCCCGTAGGACCTCCGAGGGCAGGAGGCCCTCCACCGGGAAGCAGGAGACGGTCATGGTGCGGAACTGGTTGCGGCGCACGATCTTCTCCAACTTCATGGAATAGGTGAGGCGGGAGATCTGGCGCAGCGGCACTTTCTGCGAACCCTGAGAGGCGTAAACGTAGAGGTTCTCCAGGTCCGAGAGCCGGGCACGCTCCTCCATGCGCAGGCGCGCCACCACGGGAATCTGCCGGTGACCTTCACGCAACGTCGCCACCCGGGAGCCGTTCAGTGCCGCCGAGGTCGAACGCGCCGCATCCAGGTTGGTGAGCCCCGCCAGGTTGGCGCGCCCTGGATCGATCTCGAGATCCACGAGGAAGCTCTCCACCCCCCAATCGTCTTGCACCCGCTCCGCATTGGGCAAGGCGCGGAAGATGTCGGCCAGCTTCCGCCCTTCGGCGCGCAGCAACGCGAGGTCGTCGCCGGAAAGGCGGATGGAAACAGGGATGCCCACCGGGGGCCCGGTTTCCAGTTCGCGCACGTTGACCCGTGCTCCTGGCACCTGCGCCGGCACCGAGGACTGCAGCTGCTCCACCAGGTGCCGGGTGACGTGTTTGTCCCGCGCTTGGATGATGATCTGGGCGTAGTTCTGCTGCCGCGGCTCGGGCCCCACGGAGAACCAGAAGCGCGGTCCGCCCCCGCCCACGAAGGTGGTGAGCGACTGCAGCACGGGCAGCGTCTCCCCTTCCCCACCGTGCCCGTGATGCTTCGCGTACTCGTCCGCGCCGGCGAGCACGGCCTGTTCCACCCGGGCAGCTGCAGCGCGGGTCGCTTCGAGGGTCGCGTCCTCGGGGAGCCAGACGTCCACGTAGCACAGGTACGACAAGTCCTTGGGGAAGAACTGTGGCTTCAGTCGAGACATGAAAAAGCCACCGAGGAGCAAGAAGCCGAGGGAGATGGCGAAGACGCGCCTGCGGTGCGCGATGGCCGCTCGCCCTAGCTTGTAATACCGGCCGGCAAAGCCCTGGCTGCGGCGCTCGGCCATGGGCTTTTCCGGCTTGCGTCCCGGTCGGAGCAGGTAGTAGCCGAGGAGCGGGATGAAGGTCATGGAAACGATGCGCGACGCGACGAGCGAGCAGGTGAGCACAATGGGCAAGGTGGTGATGAATCGCCCGGTGTCCCCGGGCAGGAGCAAGAACGGGAGGTAGGCGACGATGTTGGTGATGGTGGCGAACAGAATGGCGGTGGCGAGCCTGGTGGGCCCGAGCCACGCCGCCACCAAGGGTTTGTGGCCCGCAGCGAGGCTGCGCTTGATGGCGTCCCCTGCCACCACCGGATCGTCCACCAGCAGCCCGAGAGCGAGGATGAGCGAGGCGATGGAGATCTGCTGCAGATCCACCTTCAAGAACGCCATCATGGCGAAGGTCATGGCGAGGGTAAGGGGGATGCAGAGCGCCATGATGAGGGCCGAGCGCCATTCCCAGAACCCGACCAGGGCGACGAGCACCACCAGCACGACCGCTTCGAGGAGACTGTTCATGAACAAGGAGATGCTCTCCCGCACCTGCAGCGGCTGGTCGGAGGTGCGAGCGTAGATGATGTCCTCGGGCAGCCGCGGGCGCAAGCTCGCCAACGCTTCGTCGACGTGCGCACCGAAAGCGC encodes:
- a CDS encoding LysR substrate-binding domain-containing protein, whose protein sequence is MDIDQLRTFLAVLDHGSFSRAAEALQIGQSTVSFHVKALETAVGARVLDRYGGKVRPTATGSVLRRYALRLVSLRDETLARLREEESGEAGRLTIAASTIPGEYLLPPVLAQFLAQHPRVEVSVDISDSRVALARLVAHECDLALVGSRARDKRLVFTPFAEDEVILVARTDGAAARSRLSTRELQSVRLIVREEGSGTREAIAPLLSRHASDRVDRATPVQAGSTEAVRRCALQGIGMALLSRRAVAEDLAAGRLRVVQTPGLPVRRSFYAARLRTATPSAAMQSLLQILIPKTR
- a CDS encoding efflux RND transporter permease subunit; translation: MSHRPDSWVIENTHNTARFFTENRHVAWTLLVFTVVAGVYGYFYMPQRKDPDIPVRVALAICQWPGVETVKVEQLITRRIEQKVAENVTVEKIESTTRVGSSFVYITLKENIEDTGKQFDDIKMRLDTLQDLPEGAGPVQFVKDFGSTAALMLTVASPKVGEVQIGLRADIIRAAIESTRKSVDAAAGPRATVVYCLPPDLAPQVVRRTIELFATVASREGVVRDTRLVEGSGFVGLDFATNWDDARLRDYGAVFVAEHLRPSEFHPDVWGPALIREPGDVAARLAEVAGDKYTYRELDDITDLIQRTLQTVPEVSKVDRAGVLEPQVFLTYSQERLAAYGLNVSELSNVLSARNIPVSAGIVEIEGKNVTIDPSGEFENEKEIGDVIVGASSSGTAVYLRDIADIDRGYDSPPRYLNFYTWKDADGRWQRTRAITLAAQMRAGEKIGAFGAHVDEALASLRPRLPEDIIYARTSDQPLQVRESISLFMNSLLEAVVLVVLVALVGFWEWRSALIMALCIPLTLAMTFAMMAFLKVDLQQISIASLILALGLLVDDPVVAGDAIKRSLAAGHKPLVAAWLGPTRLATAILFATITNIVAYLPFLLLPGDTGRFITTLPIVLTCSLVASRIVSMTFIPLLGYYLLRPGRKPEKPMAERRSQGFAGRYYKLGRAAIAHRRRVFAISLGFLLLGGFFMSRLKPQFFPKDLSYLCYVDVWLPEDATLEATRAAAARVEQAVLAGADEYAKHHGHGGEGETLPVLQSLTTFVGGGGPRFWFSVGPEPRQQNYAQIIIQARDKHVTRHLVEQLQSSVPAQVPGARVNVRELETGPPVGIPVSIRLSGDDLALLRAEGRKLADIFRALPNAERVQDDWGVESFLVDLEIDPGRANLAGLTNLDAARSTSAALNGSRVATLREGHRQIPVVARLRMEERARLSDLENLYVYASQGSQKVPLRQISRLTYSMKLEKIVRRNQFRTMTVSCFPVEGLLPSEVLRDAMPRLRQFEAQLPTGFRMEIGGEGEKQAESFLDLAVVMAISIGLIFLALVLQFRNAVKPFLVFAAIPYGMVGAAALLWIMGAPFGFMAFLGVASLVGVIVSHVIVLFDFIEEAHQSGEPLVEALLDAGIVRLRPVLITVGATVFALIPLASHGGPLWEPLCYAQIGGLLVATVITLLLVPVLYSIFVLDLKIVRWETVPEGSETSDSAAQHGPAAESP
- a CDS encoding PhnD/SsuA/transferrin family substrate-binding protein, translated to MPKPILVGAVIYEPKVAVIWDIIKEFFAAEGCPIDCVFYSNYELQVTALLQGHIDIAWNSPLAWVDAQRRSGRRCRALAMRDTDRDRKTHIVVREDAGLRRLEDLRGKVVATGAKDSPQATLIPLQLLRRHGLAGGDVQVRRFDVLVGKHGDHIGGERDAIECLKQGEADAACVLDLNWERWTADGTADPWRHTIVATTPPFDHCNFTVAEDFPEKQAKQWTQVLFRMSYDNPAHREMMDMEGLKAWLPGRTTGYELLSEATQDQGYFADERP
- a CDS encoding class I SAM-dependent methyltransferase; this translates as MSQDKIQADFDRIARLVAEEPERPDRYERFLLAQVPASCQRVLEVGCGAGRLARAIAARGAAVTGIDASPEMIRLARQGSPEDASVEFVCGDFSAQPLGPGLYDCVLSAATLHHMPVAATLARMKGLLRPDGVLVLHDLRSLVGVGDWLRSGLAAVCNGDAAWWIRSRLRERRVVRAAWREHGSGERYLTMMEVRALCETTLPNARIYCHALWRYTVVWTREPVQASPVQASNGSHVTEMGRVTPWK
- a CDS encoding acyl-CoA dehydrogenase family protein, which translates into the protein MPHAYGIETKATALASKAASLAREVLARHAAQVDTQARFPKEGMAALAEQGFLGLCVPSAVGGGGEGPRTFAAVVEELAGVCASTTMVYVMHVAAQQAIASSAVLKRRDEVLRAIAAGKHLTTLAFSEKGSRSQFWAPVSRLAERDGKLVTNAQKSWVTAAQHADSYVSSAQRPGAASPLESTLYFLRRDAKGVRIAGHFDGLGLRGNDSAPVVLEDVVVEQDDLITPNGEGAKTMLEVVLPWFNIGTAALANGLCRAAVVETAQHLQEAEFEHTGQKLRDLPNLRARLAEMAIRTEQARALLGYTLGELERPSATTPLYVLQTRLASLQAASDVTDLAMKTCGGAAFSRHLSIERVFRDARAGWVMAPTVDHLSDFIGKALTGLPLF